A single region of the Terriglobales bacterium genome encodes:
- a CDS encoding carboxypeptidase-like regulatory domain-containing protein, which yields MRPGLLHPPSQGDPRRSALPWLAIFLALAMPSLRAQAPPAAPAGGDIQGIVKSGNMPLPGVAISAANTLTGQKAVTSTDLDGSYALHVPADGRYVVRAQLAAFAPVTKEVLINAANRSARVDLELILLSRAQAAAKQQQAQAAQQATSGFQSLSAQLQEGGESASGGEGGGQAGSEGLGMPGVSADSATESVAVSGTAASATLAGLSGEEMRQRAQEMRQQG from the coding sequence GGGAGACCCGCGCCGCAGCGCCCTGCCCTGGCTCGCCATCTTCCTGGCGCTGGCCATGCCTTCGCTGCGCGCCCAGGCGCCGCCGGCGGCGCCTGCGGGCGGCGACATCCAGGGAATAGTGAAGTCCGGGAACATGCCCCTGCCCGGGGTGGCGATCTCCGCGGCCAACACGCTCACCGGGCAGAAGGCCGTGACCTCCACCGATCTGGACGGCAGCTACGCGCTGCACGTGCCCGCGGACGGGCGCTACGTGGTGCGGGCGCAGTTGGCCGCCTTCGCGCCGGTCACCAAGGAAGTGCTCATCAACGCCGCCAACCGCTCGGCGCGCGTGGACCTGGAACTCATCCTGCTCTCCCGGGCACAGGCGGCGGCCAAGCAGCAGCAGGCGCAGGCCGCGCAGCAGGCCACTTCCGGCTTCCAGAGCCTCAGCGCGCAACTGCAGGAGGGCGGCGAAAGCGCGAGCGGGGGCGAGGGCGGCGGCCAGGCCGGCAGCGAGGGCCTGGGCATGCCCGGTGTCTCCGCCGACAGCGCCACCGAGTCGGTGGCGGTCTCGGGAACCGCCGCCAGCGCCACCCTGGCCGGGCTGAGCGGCGAGGAAATGCGCCAACGGGCCCAGGAGATGCGGCAGCAAGG